In a single window of the Stigmatopora nigra isolate UIUO_SnigA chromosome 7, RoL_Snig_1.1, whole genome shotgun sequence genome:
- the LOC144199814 gene encoding uncharacterized protein LOC144199814 isoform X3 → MSSVQYEYRQTETEYHQEEICSLVNGTSPSSLSGNLGWSWPLQTRLHRPHVSLICDKDDPNSRGPRLQAQRKFAQSPPSSPGPMLMSSTQGRHSHNLAVVTSLTRRRPKTEDFLSFLCLRGSAALPRNMAFFSGQEKELITNRHFNSCLSTWPRTAIDRKNTVPQTVRSGSSSLKLGGSECAEDSSLCHLTAREQRRRERERKEEEEGHRIKNECMETSRSKEVRKHHLRPRHPSIQLKRNNKVTRVSDQSTSFVRPVSSMKPKKGGGNLQSTRVSNTCKLKGHPQSQPGEVKSNQLSQHSNHQLPHNQSLPVCQFYRNPTTLGGFQNSGKIPSRAPAQMPFHTNLATRHLAETTGGVRLSRRKRGLPPDASPTSLNHFSTDNPSKKCRTQKSNGDDRLNRDYYNSETETNCKEDVQVKHTVHKLRNTVDDEIRQDTHIGDLKMIRDSFVAEDIQNKVNIRSFDSAASITTLEVKHKSHLGSVSKAICRSMREKQLQRSLTMVSDPISKTIPRITVSRTVIRAAGHTRVNLVTSPYVHKETPANNSAKHSPKGTKKGASNDIVTFISPPSIGSDNDAAIDPTKDLADSTKDGSYSATSKGSTKRLRPIKSTTSTVKTRSSPRILLKR, encoded by the exons ATGTCAAGTGTCCAATATGAGTACAGACAGACCGAAACGGAATATCATCAGGAAGAAATAT GTTCCTTAGTCAATGGTACTAGTCCGTCCTCGCTTTCAGGAAACTTGGGTTGGAGCTGGCCTTTGCAGACACGCCTTCACCGCCCCCATGTTAGCCTCATTTGCGACAAGGATGACCCAAATAGCAGGGG GCCAAGGCTTCAAGCACAAAGAAAGTTTGCCCAGTCTCCACCTAGTTCTCCTGGTCCTATGCTGATGTCATCAACACAAGGCAGGCACAGCCACAACCTTGCAGTAGTCACAAGTCTGACCAGACGTCGGCCCAAAACTGAGGACTTTTTATCCTTTCTCTGCCTAAGAG GTTCAGCAGCATTGCCAAGAAACATGGCCTTCTTCAGTGGACAAGAAAAAGAACTAATCACAAATCGACATTTCAATTCTTGTCTTTCCACCTGGCCCagaactgccattgacaggaaaAACACGGTCCCTCAAACAG TGAGGTCAGGCTCCAGCTCTCTGAAACTTGGAGGCTCTGAGTGTGCTGAGGACAGCTCGCTCTGCCATCTAACTGCGCGGGAACAACGcagaagggagagagagaggaaggaggaagaggaagggcATAGGATAAAGAATGAATGTATGGAGACAAGCAGGAGTAAGGAAGTTAGAAAACACCACCTGAGACCTCGGCACCCCTCCATTCAGCTCAAGAGGAACAATAAG gTCACTAGAGTTTCTGACCAAAGCACCTCCTTTGTCAGACCAGTTTCATCCATGAAGCCTAAGAAAGGAGGGGGCAACCTGCAATCAACAAGGGTCAGCAATACCTGTAAATTAAAAGGACACCCCCAAAGCCAACCAGGAGAAGTCAAGAGCAATCAGCTCTCCCAGCACAGCAACCACCAGCTGCCTCACAATCAAAGCCTACCAGTTTGTCAGTTCTACAGAAACCCCACGACCCTCGGAGGTTTTCAGAACTCAGGAAAAATTCCAAGCAGGGCACCAGCTCAAATGCCATTTCATACTAATTTAGCCACAAGACATCTCGCCGAGACCACTGGGGGGGTGAGATTGTCTAGAAGAAAGCGCGGGCTCCCACCAGATGCTAGTCCAACTTCTTTGAATCATTTTTCTACCGACAATCCGTCAAAAAAGTGCAGGACACAAAAGTCCAATGGGGACGATCGACTGAATCGTGACTACTATAACAGTGAGACAGAGACTAACTGTAAAGAAGACGTCCAAGTGAAACATACTGTCCATAAATTGAGAAACACTGTTGATGATGAGATTAGACAAGATACACATATTGGAGATCTGAAAATGATAAGGGACAGTTTTGTTGCTGAGGACATACAAAATAAGGTTAATATTCGAAGCTTTGACTCAGCAGCAAGCATTACTACTCTTGAGGTCAAACATAAATCTCATCTAGGTTCAGTCAGTAAGGCCATATGCAGAAGTATGAGAGAAAAACAATTACAGAGAAGCCTGACAATGGTGTCAGATCCTATCTCAAAAACAATTCCCAGGATTACTGTTTCTAGGACTGTTATCAGAGCTGCAGGACATACCCGAGTCAATTTAGTGACATCACCCTACGTGCATAAAGAAACACCAGCAAATAATTCTGCCAAACACAGTCCAAAGGGAACTAAAAAAGGTGCTAGCAATGATATTGTCACATTTATTTCACCACCCAGCATTGGCTCTGATAATGATGCCGCAATTGACCCTACCAAGGACTTGGCTGACTCTACAAAGGACGGTAGCTATTCTGCCACATCCAAGGGCTCTACGAAACGTCTTAGGCCGATCAAATCTACTACCTCAACAGTTAAAACTAGGAGCAGTCCTAGAATTCTTCTCAAGCGCTAA
- the LOC144199814 gene encoding uncharacterized protein LOC144199814 isoform X2 gives MSTDRPKRNIIRKKYDISDGMPWCEERLVRKVLFLSLREFRDTHRATHGNLPTHGHKRKPASKTKLSPEPQMSRQKPRQQRVSCRLQNKQNKTHALQNVQVKSKQPRDHRNKVLKRISSQDTFSQKQKSSPTNKRIYSKPKICREKTVLHNRFQQHPHKSCVPTRTLRSYQMSNSSLKLTSKNKNTTEQTQISLHKHSVKNKRPRKNGQTLVKTHVPARNQRSSSPKGNTGNLGWSWPLQTRLHRPHVSLICDKDDPNSRGPRLQAQRKFAQSPPSSPGPMLMSSTQGRHSHNLAVVTSLTRRRPKTEDFLSFLCLRGSAALPRNMAFFSGQEKELITNRHFNSCLSTWPRTAIDRKNTVPQTVRSGSSSLKLGGSECAEDSSLCHLTAREQRRRERERKEEEEGHRIKNECMETSRSKEVRKHHLRPRHPSIQLKRNNKVTRVSDQSTSFVRPVSSMKPKKGGGNLQSTRVSNTCKLKGHPQSQPGEVKSNQLSQHSNHQLPHNQSLPVCQFYRNPTTLGGFQNSGKIPSRAPAQMPFHTNLATRHLAETTGGVRLSRRKRGLPPDASPTSLNHFSTDNPSKKCRTQKSNGDDRLNRDYYNSETETNCKEDVQVKHTVHKLRNTVDDEIRQDTHIGDLKMIRDSFVAEDIQNKVNIRSFDSAASITTLEVKHKSHLGSVSKAICRSMREKQLQRSLTMVSDPISKTIPRITVSRTVIRAAGHTRVNLVTSPYVHKETPANNSAKHSPKGTKKGASNDIVTFISPPSIGSDNDAAIDPTKDLADSTKDGSYSATSKGSTKRLRPIKSTTSTVKTRSSPRILLKR, from the exons ATGAGTACAGACAGACCGAAACGGAATATCATCAGGAAGAAATAT GACATCAGCGATGGGATGCCCTGGTGTGAAGAACGTCTGGTGCGCAAAGTTCTTTTCCTTTCCCTCAGGGAATTCAGAGACACACATCGAGCCACGCATGGAAACCTGCCTACACATGGACACAAACGCAAGCCTGCATCAAAAACTAAACTTTCTCCTGAACCCCAAATGTCAAGACAAAAGCCTCGGCAGCAAAGAGTCTCATGCAGACTGCAAAATAAGCAGAACAAAACACATGCTCTACAAAACGTTCAAGTTAAATCAAAACAGCCCAGGGACCACAGGAACAAGGTGCTAAAAAGAATTTCGTCTCAGGatacattttcacaaaaacaaaaaagttctCCTACAAATAAGCGCATTTACTCCAAACCAAAAATATGTCGTGAAAAAACTGTGCTACACAACCGCTTCCAACAACATCCGCACAAAAGTTGTGTTCCAACCAGGACATTACGGTCATATCAAATGTCAAACTCCTCTCTAAAGTTAacatctaaaaacaaaaacactacaGAACAAACACAAATATCTCTGCATAAGCACTCAGTTAAAAATAAGAGGCCCCGCAAGAATGGTCAAACACTTGTGAAGACTCATGTACCGGCCAGGAATCAGAGGTCGAGCTCTCCCAAAGGCAACACGG GAAACTTGGGTTGGAGCTGGCCTTTGCAGACACGCCTTCACCGCCCCCATGTTAGCCTCATTTGCGACAAGGATGACCCAAATAGCAGGGG GCCAAGGCTTCAAGCACAAAGAAAGTTTGCCCAGTCTCCACCTAGTTCTCCTGGTCCTATGCTGATGTCATCAACACAAGGCAGGCACAGCCACAACCTTGCAGTAGTCACAAGTCTGACCAGACGTCGGCCCAAAACTGAGGACTTTTTATCCTTTCTCTGCCTAAGAG GTTCAGCAGCATTGCCAAGAAACATGGCCTTCTTCAGTGGACAAGAAAAAGAACTAATCACAAATCGACATTTCAATTCTTGTCTTTCCACCTGGCCCagaactgccattgacaggaaaAACACGGTCCCTCAAACAG TGAGGTCAGGCTCCAGCTCTCTGAAACTTGGAGGCTCTGAGTGTGCTGAGGACAGCTCGCTCTGCCATCTAACTGCGCGGGAACAACGcagaagggagagagagaggaaggaggaagaggaagggcATAGGATAAAGAATGAATGTATGGAGACAAGCAGGAGTAAGGAAGTTAGAAAACACCACCTGAGACCTCGGCACCCCTCCATTCAGCTCAAGAGGAACAATAAG gTCACTAGAGTTTCTGACCAAAGCACCTCCTTTGTCAGACCAGTTTCATCCATGAAGCCTAAGAAAGGAGGGGGCAACCTGCAATCAACAAGGGTCAGCAATACCTGTAAATTAAAAGGACACCCCCAAAGCCAACCAGGAGAAGTCAAGAGCAATCAGCTCTCCCAGCACAGCAACCACCAGCTGCCTCACAATCAAAGCCTACCAGTTTGTCAGTTCTACAGAAACCCCACGACCCTCGGAGGTTTTCAGAACTCAGGAAAAATTCCAAGCAGGGCACCAGCTCAAATGCCATTTCATACTAATTTAGCCACAAGACATCTCGCCGAGACCACTGGGGGGGTGAGATTGTCTAGAAGAAAGCGCGGGCTCCCACCAGATGCTAGTCCAACTTCTTTGAATCATTTTTCTACCGACAATCCGTCAAAAAAGTGCAGGACACAAAAGTCCAATGGGGACGATCGACTGAATCGTGACTACTATAACAGTGAGACAGAGACTAACTGTAAAGAAGACGTCCAAGTGAAACATACTGTCCATAAATTGAGAAACACTGTTGATGATGAGATTAGACAAGATACACATATTGGAGATCTGAAAATGATAAGGGACAGTTTTGTTGCTGAGGACATACAAAATAAGGTTAATATTCGAAGCTTTGACTCAGCAGCAAGCATTACTACTCTTGAGGTCAAACATAAATCTCATCTAGGTTCAGTCAGTAAGGCCATATGCAGAAGTATGAGAGAAAAACAATTACAGAGAAGCCTGACAATGGTGTCAGATCCTATCTCAAAAACAATTCCCAGGATTACTGTTTCTAGGACTGTTATCAGAGCTGCAGGACATACCCGAGTCAATTTAGTGACATCACCCTACGTGCATAAAGAAACACCAGCAAATAATTCTGCCAAACACAGTCCAAAGGGAACTAAAAAAGGTGCTAGCAATGATATTGTCACATTTATTTCACCACCCAGCATTGGCTCTGATAATGATGCCGCAATTGACCCTACCAAGGACTTGGCTGACTCTACAAAGGACGGTAGCTATTCTGCCACATCCAAGGGCTCTACGAAACGTCTTAGGCCGATCAAATCTACTACCTCAACAGTTAAAACTAGGAGCAGTCCTAGAATTCTTCTCAAGCGCTAA
- the LOC144199814 gene encoding uncharacterized protein LOC144199814 isoform X1 — protein MSTDRPKRNIIRKKYDISDGMPWCEERLVRKVLFLSLREFRDTHRATHGNLPTHGHKRKPASKTKLSPEPQMSRQKPRQQRVSCRLQNKQNKTHALQNVQVKSKQPRDHRNKVLKRISSQDTFSQKQKSSPTNKRIYSKPKICREKTVLHNRFQQHPHKSCVPTRTLRSYQMSNSSLKLTSKNKNTTEQTQISLHKHSVKNKRPRKNGQTLVKTHVPARNQRSSSPKGNTGSLVNGTSPSSLSGNLGWSWPLQTRLHRPHVSLICDKDDPNSRGPRLQAQRKFAQSPPSSPGPMLMSSTQGRHSHNLAVVTSLTRRRPKTEDFLSFLCLRGSAALPRNMAFFSGQEKELITNRHFNSCLSTWPRTAIDRKNTVPQTVRSGSSSLKLGGSECAEDSSLCHLTAREQRRRERERKEEEEGHRIKNECMETSRSKEVRKHHLRPRHPSIQLKRNNKVTRVSDQSTSFVRPVSSMKPKKGGGNLQSTRVSNTCKLKGHPQSQPGEVKSNQLSQHSNHQLPHNQSLPVCQFYRNPTTLGGFQNSGKIPSRAPAQMPFHTNLATRHLAETTGGVRLSRRKRGLPPDASPTSLNHFSTDNPSKKCRTQKSNGDDRLNRDYYNSETETNCKEDVQVKHTVHKLRNTVDDEIRQDTHIGDLKMIRDSFVAEDIQNKVNIRSFDSAASITTLEVKHKSHLGSVSKAICRSMREKQLQRSLTMVSDPISKTIPRITVSRTVIRAAGHTRVNLVTSPYVHKETPANNSAKHSPKGTKKGASNDIVTFISPPSIGSDNDAAIDPTKDLADSTKDGSYSATSKGSTKRLRPIKSTTSTVKTRSSPRILLKR, from the exons ATGAGTACAGACAGACCGAAACGGAATATCATCAGGAAGAAATAT GACATCAGCGATGGGATGCCCTGGTGTGAAGAACGTCTGGTGCGCAAAGTTCTTTTCCTTTCCCTCAGGGAATTCAGAGACACACATCGAGCCACGCATGGAAACCTGCCTACACATGGACACAAACGCAAGCCTGCATCAAAAACTAAACTTTCTCCTGAACCCCAAATGTCAAGACAAAAGCCTCGGCAGCAAAGAGTCTCATGCAGACTGCAAAATAAGCAGAACAAAACACATGCTCTACAAAACGTTCAAGTTAAATCAAAACAGCCCAGGGACCACAGGAACAAGGTGCTAAAAAGAATTTCGTCTCAGGatacattttcacaaaaacaaaaaagttctCCTACAAATAAGCGCATTTACTCCAAACCAAAAATATGTCGTGAAAAAACTGTGCTACACAACCGCTTCCAACAACATCCGCACAAAAGTTGTGTTCCAACCAGGACATTACGGTCATATCAAATGTCAAACTCCTCTCTAAAGTTAacatctaaaaacaaaaacactacaGAACAAACACAAATATCTCTGCATAAGCACTCAGTTAAAAATAAGAGGCCCCGCAAGAATGGTCAAACACTTGTGAAGACTCATGTACCGGCCAGGAATCAGAGGTCGAGCTCTCCCAAAGGCAACACGG GTTCCTTAGTCAATGGTACTAGTCCGTCCTCGCTTTCAGGAAACTTGGGTTGGAGCTGGCCTTTGCAGACACGCCTTCACCGCCCCCATGTTAGCCTCATTTGCGACAAGGATGACCCAAATAGCAGGGG GCCAAGGCTTCAAGCACAAAGAAAGTTTGCCCAGTCTCCACCTAGTTCTCCTGGTCCTATGCTGATGTCATCAACACAAGGCAGGCACAGCCACAACCTTGCAGTAGTCACAAGTCTGACCAGACGTCGGCCCAAAACTGAGGACTTTTTATCCTTTCTCTGCCTAAGAG GTTCAGCAGCATTGCCAAGAAACATGGCCTTCTTCAGTGGACAAGAAAAAGAACTAATCACAAATCGACATTTCAATTCTTGTCTTTCCACCTGGCCCagaactgccattgacaggaaaAACACGGTCCCTCAAACAG TGAGGTCAGGCTCCAGCTCTCTGAAACTTGGAGGCTCTGAGTGTGCTGAGGACAGCTCGCTCTGCCATCTAACTGCGCGGGAACAACGcagaagggagagagagaggaaggaggaagaggaagggcATAGGATAAAGAATGAATGTATGGAGACAAGCAGGAGTAAGGAAGTTAGAAAACACCACCTGAGACCTCGGCACCCCTCCATTCAGCTCAAGAGGAACAATAAG gTCACTAGAGTTTCTGACCAAAGCACCTCCTTTGTCAGACCAGTTTCATCCATGAAGCCTAAGAAAGGAGGGGGCAACCTGCAATCAACAAGGGTCAGCAATACCTGTAAATTAAAAGGACACCCCCAAAGCCAACCAGGAGAAGTCAAGAGCAATCAGCTCTCCCAGCACAGCAACCACCAGCTGCCTCACAATCAAAGCCTACCAGTTTGTCAGTTCTACAGAAACCCCACGACCCTCGGAGGTTTTCAGAACTCAGGAAAAATTCCAAGCAGGGCACCAGCTCAAATGCCATTTCATACTAATTTAGCCACAAGACATCTCGCCGAGACCACTGGGGGGGTGAGATTGTCTAGAAGAAAGCGCGGGCTCCCACCAGATGCTAGTCCAACTTCTTTGAATCATTTTTCTACCGACAATCCGTCAAAAAAGTGCAGGACACAAAAGTCCAATGGGGACGATCGACTGAATCGTGACTACTATAACAGTGAGACAGAGACTAACTGTAAAGAAGACGTCCAAGTGAAACATACTGTCCATAAATTGAGAAACACTGTTGATGATGAGATTAGACAAGATACACATATTGGAGATCTGAAAATGATAAGGGACAGTTTTGTTGCTGAGGACATACAAAATAAGGTTAATATTCGAAGCTTTGACTCAGCAGCAAGCATTACTACTCTTGAGGTCAAACATAAATCTCATCTAGGTTCAGTCAGTAAGGCCATATGCAGAAGTATGAGAGAAAAACAATTACAGAGAAGCCTGACAATGGTGTCAGATCCTATCTCAAAAACAATTCCCAGGATTACTGTTTCTAGGACTGTTATCAGAGCTGCAGGACATACCCGAGTCAATTTAGTGACATCACCCTACGTGCATAAAGAAACACCAGCAAATAATTCTGCCAAACACAGTCCAAAGGGAACTAAAAAAGGTGCTAGCAATGATATTGTCACATTTATTTCACCACCCAGCATTGGCTCTGATAATGATGCCGCAATTGACCCTACCAAGGACTTGGCTGACTCTACAAAGGACGGTAGCTATTCTGCCACATCCAAGGGCTCTACGAAACGTCTTAGGCCGATCAAATCTACTACCTCAACAGTTAAAACTAGGAGCAGTCCTAGAATTCTTCTCAAGCGCTAA
- the LOC144199814 gene encoding uncharacterized protein LOC144199814 isoform X5, producing MSTDRPKRNIIRKKYDISDGMPWCEERLVRKVLFLSLREFRDTHRATHGNLPTHGHKRKPASKTKLSPEPQMSRQKPRQQRVSCRLQNKQNKTHALQNVQVKSKQPRDHRNKVLKRISSQDTFSQKQKSSPTNKRIYSKPKICREKTVLHNRFQQHPHKSCVPTRTLRSYQMSNSSLKLTSKNKNTTEQTQISLHKHSVKNKRPRKNGQTLVKTHVPARNQRSSSPKGNTGSLVNGTSPSSLSGNLGWSWPLQTRLHRPHVSLICDKDDPNSRGPRLQAQRKFAQSPPSSPGPMLMSSTQGRHSHNLAVVTSLTRRRPKTEDFLSFLCLRGSAALPRNMAFFSGQEKELITNRHFNSCLSTWPRTAIDRKNTVPQTVRSGSSSLKLGGSECAEDSSLCHLTAREQRRRERERKEEEEGHRIKNECMETSRSKEVRKHHLRPRHPSIQLKRNNKRQHNVPVFSIRNVSI from the exons ATGAGTACAGACAGACCGAAACGGAATATCATCAGGAAGAAATAT GACATCAGCGATGGGATGCCCTGGTGTGAAGAACGTCTGGTGCGCAAAGTTCTTTTCCTTTCCCTCAGGGAATTCAGAGACACACATCGAGCCACGCATGGAAACCTGCCTACACATGGACACAAACGCAAGCCTGCATCAAAAACTAAACTTTCTCCTGAACCCCAAATGTCAAGACAAAAGCCTCGGCAGCAAAGAGTCTCATGCAGACTGCAAAATAAGCAGAACAAAACACATGCTCTACAAAACGTTCAAGTTAAATCAAAACAGCCCAGGGACCACAGGAACAAGGTGCTAAAAAGAATTTCGTCTCAGGatacattttcacaaaaacaaaaaagttctCCTACAAATAAGCGCATTTACTCCAAACCAAAAATATGTCGTGAAAAAACTGTGCTACACAACCGCTTCCAACAACATCCGCACAAAAGTTGTGTTCCAACCAGGACATTACGGTCATATCAAATGTCAAACTCCTCTCTAAAGTTAacatctaaaaacaaaaacactacaGAACAAACACAAATATCTCTGCATAAGCACTCAGTTAAAAATAAGAGGCCCCGCAAGAATGGTCAAACACTTGTGAAGACTCATGTACCGGCCAGGAATCAGAGGTCGAGCTCTCCCAAAGGCAACACGG GTTCCTTAGTCAATGGTACTAGTCCGTCCTCGCTTTCAGGAAACTTGGGTTGGAGCTGGCCTTTGCAGACACGCCTTCACCGCCCCCATGTTAGCCTCATTTGCGACAAGGATGACCCAAATAGCAGGGG GCCAAGGCTTCAAGCACAAAGAAAGTTTGCCCAGTCTCCACCTAGTTCTCCTGGTCCTATGCTGATGTCATCAACACAAGGCAGGCACAGCCACAACCTTGCAGTAGTCACAAGTCTGACCAGACGTCGGCCCAAAACTGAGGACTTTTTATCCTTTCTCTGCCTAAGAG GTTCAGCAGCATTGCCAAGAAACATGGCCTTCTTCAGTGGACAAGAAAAAGAACTAATCACAAATCGACATTTCAATTCTTGTCTTTCCACCTGGCCCagaactgccattgacaggaaaAACACGGTCCCTCAAACAG TGAGGTCAGGCTCCAGCTCTCTGAAACTTGGAGGCTCTGAGTGTGCTGAGGACAGCTCGCTCTGCCATCTAACTGCGCGGGAACAACGcagaagggagagagagaggaaggaggaagaggaagggcATAGGATAAAGAATGAATGTATGGAGACAAGCAGGAGTAAGGAAGTTAGAAAACACCACCTGAGACCTCGGCACCCCTCCATTCAGCTCAAGAGGAACAATAAG AGACAACATAATGTTCCTGTCTTTTCTATAAGGAATGTTTCTATCTGA
- the LOC144199814 gene encoding uncharacterized protein LOC144199814 isoform X4, whose translation MLMSSTQGRHSHNLAVVTSLTRRRPKTEDFLSFLCLRGSAALPRNMAFFSGQEKELITNRHFNSCLSTWPRTAIDRKNTVPQTVRSGSSSLKLGGSECAEDSSLCHLTAREQRRRERERKEEEEGHRIKNECMETSRSKEVRKHHLRPRHPSIQLKRNNKVTRVSDQSTSFVRPVSSMKPKKGGGNLQSTRVSNTCKLKGHPQSQPGEVKSNQLSQHSNHQLPHNQSLPVCQFYRNPTTLGGFQNSGKIPSRAPAQMPFHTNLATRHLAETTGGVRLSRRKRGLPPDASPTSLNHFSTDNPSKKCRTQKSNGDDRLNRDYYNSETETNCKEDVQVKHTVHKLRNTVDDEIRQDTHIGDLKMIRDSFVAEDIQNKVNIRSFDSAASITTLEVKHKSHLGSVSKAICRSMREKQLQRSLTMVSDPISKTIPRITVSRTVIRAAGHTRVNLVTSPYVHKETPANNSAKHSPKGTKKGASNDIVTFISPPSIGSDNDAAIDPTKDLADSTKDGSYSATSKGSTKRLRPIKSTTSTVKTRSSPRILLKR comes from the exons ATGCTGATGTCATCAACACAAGGCAGGCACAGCCACAACCTTGCAGTAGTCACAAGTCTGACCAGACGTCGGCCCAAAACTGAGGACTTTTTATCCTTTCTCTGCCTAAGAG GTTCAGCAGCATTGCCAAGAAACATGGCCTTCTTCAGTGGACAAGAAAAAGAACTAATCACAAATCGACATTTCAATTCTTGTCTTTCCACCTGGCCCagaactgccattgacaggaaaAACACGGTCCCTCAAACAG TGAGGTCAGGCTCCAGCTCTCTGAAACTTGGAGGCTCTGAGTGTGCTGAGGACAGCTCGCTCTGCCATCTAACTGCGCGGGAACAACGcagaagggagagagagaggaaggaggaagaggaagggcATAGGATAAAGAATGAATGTATGGAGACAAGCAGGAGTAAGGAAGTTAGAAAACACCACCTGAGACCTCGGCACCCCTCCATTCAGCTCAAGAGGAACAATAAG gTCACTAGAGTTTCTGACCAAAGCACCTCCTTTGTCAGACCAGTTTCATCCATGAAGCCTAAGAAAGGAGGGGGCAACCTGCAATCAACAAGGGTCAGCAATACCTGTAAATTAAAAGGACACCCCCAAAGCCAACCAGGAGAAGTCAAGAGCAATCAGCTCTCCCAGCACAGCAACCACCAGCTGCCTCACAATCAAAGCCTACCAGTTTGTCAGTTCTACAGAAACCCCACGACCCTCGGAGGTTTTCAGAACTCAGGAAAAATTCCAAGCAGGGCACCAGCTCAAATGCCATTTCATACTAATTTAGCCACAAGACATCTCGCCGAGACCACTGGGGGGGTGAGATTGTCTAGAAGAAAGCGCGGGCTCCCACCAGATGCTAGTCCAACTTCTTTGAATCATTTTTCTACCGACAATCCGTCAAAAAAGTGCAGGACACAAAAGTCCAATGGGGACGATCGACTGAATCGTGACTACTATAACAGTGAGACAGAGACTAACTGTAAAGAAGACGTCCAAGTGAAACATACTGTCCATAAATTGAGAAACACTGTTGATGATGAGATTAGACAAGATACACATATTGGAGATCTGAAAATGATAAGGGACAGTTTTGTTGCTGAGGACATACAAAATAAGGTTAATATTCGAAGCTTTGACTCAGCAGCAAGCATTACTACTCTTGAGGTCAAACATAAATCTCATCTAGGTTCAGTCAGTAAGGCCATATGCAGAAGTATGAGAGAAAAACAATTACAGAGAAGCCTGACAATGGTGTCAGATCCTATCTCAAAAACAATTCCCAGGATTACTGTTTCTAGGACTGTTATCAGAGCTGCAGGACATACCCGAGTCAATTTAGTGACATCACCCTACGTGCATAAAGAAACACCAGCAAATAATTCTGCCAAACACAGTCCAAAGGGAACTAAAAAAGGTGCTAGCAATGATATTGTCACATTTATTTCACCACCCAGCATTGGCTCTGATAATGATGCCGCAATTGACCCTACCAAGGACTTGGCTGACTCTACAAAGGACGGTAGCTATTCTGCCACATCCAAGGGCTCTACGAAACGTCTTAGGCCGATCAAATCTACTACCTCAACAGTTAAAACTAGGAGCAGTCCTAGAATTCTTCTCAAGCGCTAA